A genomic segment from Sparus aurata chromosome 10, fSpaAur1.1, whole genome shotgun sequence encodes:
- the LOC115589500 gene encoding uncharacterized protein LOC115589500 isoform X2, translating into MPRKSRRSVAARQRWELDWKKLDLEELRSPPPPPEMVSPPAGEEPSRGSRTKRTRETRPPCSRAPVSNAFGSSPPAKPFWSPADAEVRARRGTGYRHRVTSWPPSEWTGRSHKLVIPPESDKKFVLIVGDSHLRSIVDGFVVMPSGKFSFGFMSTPGAHAAQLQTEVLHANVPRTPDAVCVLAPSNNLTASRTVDEAAVDYARLLTAVRSRWPKVFVLDFPPRLNVDEEHQRDLRQEYHRVAVRMGLRYFSAEEYFPRTRLDLWSKDGVHLSDREGMGILTKLLWTYTEQFLETPSPPVSPTPSQPKLVVKGEVRAPLSPDPFQWKVVGQSSKSQVPSLASVAQQQEKESFLPLNPIWFSSTALRAMEEVSPSQLSDVPSPPARKVASPAAARCHRTTERHPPRSQSPVNNLVGSPPARLSRRLEDDAPSSAVPRSRTMDGSPPRTQTSVTNLVGSPPVRLSCSLGDPATPCCSPVAKVARMQTPSPAGPSETLKAAACHSPRPAKTGPTPFPSSSCWPWIIKDGLTTSHSPSKKVPVSASIRASHSQSDMRYRKFSRNHQCTCMSLTFLAYQNEGCQLNTAALDRVLAKGDSLYVGVKRQLIRKKKFHSDHLTVEELPKQVLTDTDMFHFHWPEIRCGPVKASGSQAWGLPLATQLECLSGEVNLALIIVSPECIAVFRDQSGRYGVFDSHSRNVVGLPHPHGTAIMKTFSEISDLADHLHKLFANRAPSASYEFVPVSFDSIGSRERPQASLAHSVSRTALPPAKAEPVLKTAPAPAIAECVIKMAPATPAAERVLKMAPATPAAERVLKTAPAPRAAERVLKTAPAPRAAEPVLKTAPAPPAAEPVLKTAPAPPAAEPVLKTALKPAKEHFTKLPKQQRRRAMRKASKNKRTVLSGEEKRKKTQYERKKYSSCPEFRRKRIQAQRRRYVQNSLHQKRRSFRCYHEHVQDKKKEELARRYREDATFRTRQKEHIMDRYKSNTVFRSRQKFVMSQRYNTDPNYSQKQKQDFNLRYHNDTEFKRRFNQRCNQQRATKLATNAAFSIFYKMQRALRLKRKYRQIVPHCPQPLINPLMEAAIAAFRESIRHGPTYICNVCNRTQFPNQVKECKTQKYSKHAKVAAACLTGNYVHFCDSDCSTPCSVPQERLHEWICYTCDSHLIRGRIPPMAVVNNLNLAPIPPKLAKLNMLERQLIAKILPFAKIVALPKGQQRAVHGAVVCVPSEVEATVNSLPRPRAEAQLLQVKLKRHIKYKGYQHFYTVNMKNVLAGLATLKETHSEYKDVFIDETATFDCLLEEEEPIEEEEPIEEEEPSIPEEDGDLDLEEIFKSQNEPGQLEADEEEQEELRPGLSLDTCMQPPDIAQEILSYGDGVFSVAPAQGNKPVGFFSIPKLEAMAFPVQFPTGENTLDEARTVSLSPSLYFNSRLFAADTRFASDQSYLFFAQFVTETHLATNSMSIQMRKGKSKTRDGRRINNVMLQDKDEVEQLIMNQDATRFMQPLRGTPAYWNKTLKDVHAMVRQIGKPTFFATFSAAEMRWPEFIEVIKAQQGEQGLFSDLDWKTKCDILRSNPVTVMRMFEKRVEALMTNLILSPARPIGEVEDYFYRVEFQARGSPHIHMLIWIKDSPKFEEDPDSHIMEFIDRYISCKMPDPDTDPELHKIVSEVQVHSRKHSKSCKKGNVACRFGFPKLPMDKTFITRPPTINYHQKEDQDDADFEAQIAEQKKALAENQKLAKRTLQPVRDLLMDPGASFSSLTDLLCQCNLTYEQYFAAAQRLANNHVVMLRRHPNDCWVNAYNPDLLRAWNANMDIQFVIDDYSCIMYMMSYVAKPEHEMTEFLKNVIKDVKKSDVNKRDEMKQIMQAYSKHREVSAQEAVARTCSLRLKKCSRSVLFIQTDEEGLKMSHPMSRLVGMEPGSEDVWMSGLPEKYVNRPLTREFERMCLAEFASDYRVLYGQQRESPNAILLLNDQGFIQKRTVGKPAIIRFTRFSEEKTPEKFYRRLLKLYLPHRSDADLRDEAHPTYEEFYRCSEKWGTRVEVIVGHNKKRYEGQGKNMEAAFQQLQVCGPLVNAWNSFAPEIEVDRLECLAECEPREQDQNGEDVPEFGTKKDKGSSMPRIDAPELSPDFVRKMYQSLNETQASVFYSVRQWCFEQVWGHNPEPFYYFLSGGAGCGKSHVIKCIHHEATRILRELPRFRDHADMSQPAVLLTAFTGTAAFNISGNTLHSILKLPRSLKPPYQGLGNALDEVRATLANAEILIIDEISMVSKELFAYVHWRFQQIRGNRKPFGGMSVLAVGDFYQLPPLGKAKPLCVYEETEFDLWKDNFKMVTLTEIMRQKDDRAFAELLNRLRVKQKEDPLLDEDRLLLTQAVADSQHCPALTLHIYATNKEVDRHNADIVTACYEDAIGIAARDFRKDPRTGCMTFVSGEIKGHKRDLPDNIMAAQGVRVMLIRNLDVEDGLVNGTFGTISNIVIREPGGVKMIGLLLDNPTAGQRFRKKILGPSDNSVYIERSEENLSNKKGVVRRQFPMKLAFACTAHKVQGMTMPSAVVCLKRVFESGMAYVALSRTTSLQGLTILDFDEKKIYANPKIKTALESMPHASFQSCRPLLTLLKSVQQTPKVLTIVHHNTQGLPCHMVDLKAHHELQQADVLCLTETHLSGSSVAEMFQLEGYTMFTRSRQLSYNSCVNMAKKEGGGVAMYCRDTVQAEPRRYMQQVTDLEFVVLKIEAPVKVLIATVYKPPSFQLGVFLQNLKNLLDSLDMLNHQPIIVCGDFNEDLLSKGKKSIKDLFQSRGYTQLVANSTTEKNTLIDHIYISHPDKCLQSGVLQTYYSYHSPVYCILTD; encoded by the exons ATGCCAAGGAAGTCGAGACGGTCTGTGGCGGCGAGGCAGCGCTGGGAGTTGGACTGGAAGAAGCTCGACCTGGAGGAGCTGAGgtcccccccgccccccccggAG ATGGTGTCCCCCCCGGCTGGAGAGGAGCCTTCCAGAGGGTCGAGGACCAAGAGGACCAGGGAGACCCGCCCCCCCTGCTCCCGAGCTCCAGTCAGCAAC GCATTTGGATCTTCACCCCCTGCCAAGCCTTTCTGGAGCCCGGCTGATGCTGAAGTTCGTGCAC GCCGCGGTACCGGTTACCGCCATCGGGTGACGAGCTGGCCACCTTCGGAGTGGACTGGACGGAGCCACAAGCTGGTCATCCCACCGGAGTCTGACAAGAAG tttgttCTGATTGTCGGGGACTCCCATCTCCGGTCCATCGTGGACGGTTTCGTCGTGATGCCATCAGGAaagttttcttttggtttcatGTCGACCCCTGGGGCCCAtgctgctcagctgcagactgaGGTCCTGCATGCTAATGTTCCTCGGACCCCTGATGCTGTTTGTGTTCTTGCCCCTAGCAACAACCTGACGGCGAGCAGGACCGTGGACGAGGCAGCCGTCGACTACGCCCGATTGCTCACTGCTGTGAGGAGCCGCTGGCCGAAG GTCTTTGTGCTGGACTTCCCCCCCCGCCTGAACGTGGATGAGGAGCACCAGAGGGACCTTCGCCAAGAGTACCATCGGGTGGCAGTTCGTATGG GTTTGAGGTACTTCTCTGCGGAGGAGTACTTCCCCCGTACGCGCTTGGATCTGTGGAGCAAAGACGGC GTTCACCTGAGCGACCGTGAGGGGATGGGGATCCTCACCAAGCTGTTGTGGACCTACACGGAGCAGTTCCTCGAGACACCATCACCCCCGGTGTCTCCTACTCCTTCACAGCCTAAGCTGGTTGTGAAGGGAGAGGTACGtgctcctctgtctcctgaccCCTTCCAGTGGAAGGTCGTTGGTCAGAGCAGCAAG TCGCAGGTTCCCAGTCTGGCCAGCGtggctcagcagcag gAGAAGGAGTCCTTCCTTCCACTGAACCCTATATGGTTCAGTAGCACGGCCCTTCGTGCTATGGAGGAAGTGTCTCCCTCTCAGCTGTCTGACGTCCCGTCTCCTCCAGCGCGCAAG GTGGCTTCCCCTGCGGCAGCCAGGTGTCACAGGACCACGGAGAGACACCCCCCTCGCAGCCAGTCTCCTGTGAACAAC CTGGTTGGATCCCCTCCAGCCAGGCTGTCACGGAGACTGGAGGATGACGCCCCCTCCAGCGCGGTTCCTCGGTCCAGGACCATGGATGGATCACCCCCCCGCACCCAAACTTCAGTGACAAAC CTGGTTGGATCCCCTCCAGTCAGGTTGTCCTGTAGTTTGGGTGATCCGGCGACCCCCTGCTGTTCACCGGTTGCGAAG GTGGCCAGGATGCAGACCCCTTCACCGGCTGGACCGTCCGAGACCCTTAAAGCTGCGGCCTGTCACTCTCCTCGCCCAGCTAAG ACCGGCCCGACACCATTTCCCTCATCGTCCTGCTGGCCCTGGATAATCAAAGACGGACTCACCACCTCTCATTCCCCCTCTAAAAAG GTGCCGGTTAGTGCTAGTATTAGGGCCAGTCATAGTCAGAGTGACATGAGGTACAGGAAGTTCTCCAGGAACCACCAGTGTACCTGCATGTCCCTGACTTTTCTGGCTTATCAGAACGAGGGCTGTCAGTTGAACACTGCTGCCCTCGATAGAGTGCTGGCAAAGGGAGATTCGCTTTATGTAGGTGTAAAACGACAGCTGATCcggaaaaaaaaattccacagTGACCATCTCACTGTGGAAGAACTACCCAAACAAGTCCTGACAGACACAGATATGTTTCACTTCCACTGGCCTGAAATCAGGTGTGGACCTGTGAAAGCCAGTGGAAGCCAGGCTTGGGGTCTGCCCCTTGCCACACAGTTAGAGTGTCTGTCAGGTGAAGTTAATCTGGCTTTAATCATAGTAAGTCCAGAATGTATTGCAGTTTTCCGTGACCAATCAGGCAGGTATGGTGTGTTTGATTCACACTCAAGAAACGTGGTGGGCTTACCTCACCCCCACGGAACTGCAATTATGAAGACCTTCTCGGAAATCAGTGACTTGGCTGACCACCTGCACAAACTCTTTGCAAATCGCGCACCGTCTGCCAGTTATGAGTTTGTGCCGGTGTCATTCGATTCCATTGGTTCCAGAGAACGCCCTCAGGCATCTCTGGCACACAGTGTGTCCAGGACAGCTCTCCCACCAGCAAAAGCAGAGCCTGTCCTTAAGACTGCTCCTGCACCAGCAATAGCAGAGTGCGTCATCAAGATGGCTCCTGCAACCCCAGCAGCAGAGCGCGTCCTCAAGATGGCTCCTGCAACCCCAGCAGCAGAGCGCGTCCTCAAGACGGCTCCTGCACCCCGCGCAGCAGAGCGCGTCCTCAAGACGGCTCCTGCACCCCGCGCAGCAGAGCCTGTCCTCAAGACGGCTCCTgcacccccagcagcagagCCTGTCCTCAAGACGGCTCCTgcacccccagcagcagagCCTGTCCTCAAGACGGCTCTGAAACCGGCTAAAGAACATTTCACAAAGTTGCCAAAGCAACAGCGACGAAGAGCGATGCGGAAAGCCAGCAAAAACAAACGCACTGTACTGTCTggtgaagaaaaaaggaaaaaaacccaatatgaaaggaaaaaatacagcagctgtccagaattTAGGAGAAAAAGAATCCAAGCACAAAGGAGAAGATATGTCCAAAACAGTCTCCATCAGAAACGGCGATCCTTCAGATGTTACCATGAACATGTTCAAGATAAGAAGAAGGAAGAACTCGCCAGAAGATACAGGGAAGATGCCACGTTCCGCACCAGACAAAAGGAACACATTATGGATAGATATAAGTCGAATACAGTGTTTCGGAGCAGACAAAAATTTGTCATGTCTCAGAGGTACAACACGGATCCAAACTATagccaaaaacaaaagcaagatTTCAATCTTAGATATCACAATGATACGGAATTTAAACGTCGTTTTAATCAACGTTGTAACCAGCAGAGAGCAACCAAATTGGCCACAAATGCTGCCTTTAGCATATTTTACAAGATGCAGAGAGCGCTTAGACTCAagagaaaatacagacaaattGTGCCCCACTGCCCCCAGCCCCTGATTAATCCGCTGATGGAAGCAGCCATAGCTGCCTTTCGTGAGTCCATTAGACATGGACCCACATACATTTGTAACGTTTGTAACAGAACCCAGTTTCCTAATCAGGTCAAAGAatgcaaaacacagaaatatagTAAACACGCAAAAGTGGCAGCAGCATGCTTGACAGGAAACTATGTTCACTTTTGTGACAGTGACTGCTCTACCCCTTGCTCTGTGCCACAAGAGAGACTGCATGAGTGGATATGCTACACCTGCGACAGCCACCTTATCAGAGGACGCATACCACCCATGGCAGTCGTAAACAATTTGAACTTGGCGCCCATCCCCCCAAAATTGGCTAAACTTAATATGCTTGAGAGGCAGCTGATTGCAAAAATCCTGCCATTTGCAAAAATTGTTGCTCTGCCAAAAGGCCAACAGAGAGCAGTCCACGGAGCTGTTGTGTGCGTTCCATCAGAGGTGGAAGCGACCGTCAACAGTCTCCCACGGCCCAGAGCAGAAGCGCAGCTGCTTCAAGTGAAATTGAAAAGGCACATCAAATACAAAGGTTACCAACACTTTTACACCGTTAATATGAAGAATGTGCTAGCTGGCCTTGCTACGTTGAAAGAGACGCATTCAGAATATAAAGACGTGTTTATCGATGAGACTGCCACTTTTGACTGTCTGCTCGAAGAAGAGGAGCCCATCGAAGAAGAGGAGCCCATCGAAGAAGAGGAGCCCAGCATCCCAGAGGAAGATGGGGATCTAGATTTGGAAGAAATTTTTAAAAGCCAAAACGAGCCGGGACAGTTGGAGGCAGATGAGGAAgaacaggaggagctgagaccaGGCCTCTCCCTGGACACTTGCATGCAGCCCCCCGACATTGCACAGGAAATCCTTTCGTATGGCGACGGAGTATTTAGTGTTGCACCCGCGCAAGGCAACAAGCCGGTTGGTTTTTTTAGCATACCTAAGTTGGAGGCCATGGCTTTTCCTGTACAATTTCCGACAGGGGAGAACACATTAGATGAAGCTAGAACCGTCTCCCTGTCCCCGAGCCTCTACTTTAATTCTAGGCTCTTTGCTGCAGATACGCGTTTTGCAAGTGACCAGAGTTATCTTTTCTTTGCGCAGTTTGTTACAGAGACTCACCTCGCGACGAATAGTATGTCTATACAAATGCGCAAAGGAAAGTCGAAAACCAGAGACGGCCGTAGGATTAACAATGTCATGCTCCAGGATAAGGACGAGGTGGAACAGCTCATTATGAACCAAGATGCGACCAGGTTCATGCAGCCTCTTAGAGGCACTCCAGCCTATTGGAACAAAACACTTAAAGATGTGCACGCCATGGTTCGTCAAATTGGAAAACCAACATTTTTTGCCACGTTCTCCGCTGCTGAGATGAGATGGCCTGAGTTTATAGAGGTCATCAAAGCTCAGCAGGGTGAACAAGGGCTGTTCTCAGATTTAGACTGGAAAACAAAATGCGACATTCTGAGAAGTAACCCCGTCACAGTAATGCGTATGTTTGAAAAGAGAGTCGAGGCGCTCATGACGaacctcatcctctctcctgcACGACCGATTGGTGAAGTAGAAGATTATTTTTATCGCGTTGAGTTCCAAGCCAGGGGAAGCCCGCACATCCACATGCTAATTTGGATAAAAGATTCACCTAAATTTGAAGAGGACCCCGATAGTCACATCATGGAATTTATAGACAGATACATTAGTTGCAAAATGCCTGACCCTGACACAGATCCGGAACTCCACAAAATAGTGTCAGAGGTTCAGGTACACAGCAGGAAACATTCAAAGTCCTGTAAGAAGGGAAATGTAGCCTGCAGGTTTGGCTTTCCAAAACTACCGATGGATAAAACATTCATCACCAGGCCCCCCACAATTAATTACCACCAAAAAGAGGATCAAGATGATGCAGACTTCGAAGCGCAAATAGCGGAGCAGAAAAAGGCCCTCGCAGAAAACCAGAAATTGGCTAAGCGCACGCTCCAACCAGTTAGAGATCTGCTTATGGATCCAGGCGCTTCGTTCAGCAGTTTGACAGACTTGCTTTGCCAGTGCAACTTGACTTATGAGCAATACTTTGCTGCCGCGCAGCGCCTGGCCAACAACCATGTCGTGATGCTGAGGCGCCATCCAAATGATTGTTGGGTTAATGCCTACAATCCTGATTTGCTTAGAGCATGGAACGCAAACATGGACATCCAGTTCGTCATAGACGACTACAGCTGCATCATGTACATGATGTCATATGTAGCGAAACCGGAGCACGAGATGACGGAATTCCTTAAGAACGTCATCAAAGATGTTAAGAAATCTGATGTTAACAAGCGCGACGAAATGAAACAAATTATGCAGGCCTACTCTAAACACAGAGAGGTCAGCGCTCAGGAGGCCGTAGCCCGTACCTGCAGCTTACGCCTCAAGAAGTGCTCCCGATCCGTGTTGTTTATTCAGACCGACGAGGAAGGTCTGAAAATGAGTCACCCAATGAGTAGATTGGTAGGAATGGAACCCGGATCAGAGGACGTATGGATGTCGGGGTTGCCTGAAAAATACGTCAACAGACCTCTCACTCGAGAGTTTGAACGTATGTGTCTGGCCGAGTTCGCGTCGGATTACAGGGTACTCTACGGCCAGCAAAGGGAGAGCCCAAATGCcattttattgttaaatgaTCAAGGATTTATTCAAAAACGAACTGTAGGAAAACCAGCAATCATTAGATTTACTCgcttctcagaggaaaaaactcCAGAGAAGTTTTATAGAAGGTTGCTGAAACTTTATCTCCCACATCGATCCGACGCCGATCTGAGAGATGAAGCGCACCCCACTTATGAAGAGTTTTATAGGTGTAGCGAGAAGTGGGGTACGAGAGTAGAGGTAATAGTGGGGCACAACAAAAAACGTTATGAGGGCCAAGGAAAAAACATGGAAGCTGCGTTTCAACAGCTTCAGGTGTGCGGTCCTCTCGTGAACGCTTGGAACTCTTTTGCGCCCGAAATTGAAGTGGACCGGTTGGAGTGCCTGGCTGAATGCGAACCTCGCGAGCAAGATCAAAACGGTGAAGATGTCCCAGAATTCGGCACTAAAAAGGATAAGGGGAGCTCTATGCCTAGAATAGATGCTCCAGAGTTGAGTCCAGACTTTGTTAGGAAAATGTACCAAAGTCTGAACGAAACTCAGGCTTCCGTTTTCTACAGTGTTCGACAGTGGTGCTTTGAACAAGTCTGGGGCCACAATCCAGAACCATTTTATTACTTCCTGTCGGGAGGGGCTGGATGTGGCAAATCGCATGTGATTAAGTGCATTCACCACGAGGCAACGAGAATTCTGCGTGAGCTCCCGAGATTTCGGGACCACGCAGACATGTCCCAACCCGCAGTGCTGCTGACCGCATTCACAGGTACAGCAGCATTTAACATATCAGGCAACACGTTGCACTCCATTCTCAAATTACCAAGGTCCTTGAAGCCACCTTATCAAGGTCTTGGGAATGCACTTGATGAAGTCAGAGCAACACTGGCCAACGCTGAGATTCTCATCATCGATGAGATATCCATGGTCTCTAAAGAGCTATTTGCCTACGTGCATTGGCGATTTCAGCAGATCAGGGGTAATCGGAAGCCATTTGGAGGCATGTCTGTCCTTGCTGTAGGTGACTTTTATCAACTGCCGCCCCTTGGTAAAGCCAAGCCACTGTGTGTGTACGAGGAGACCGAGTTTGATCTCTGGAAGGATAACTTCAAAATGGTCACCCTGACAGAGATCATGCGACAGAAAGACGATCGAGCTTTTGCTGAACTCTTGAACCGTCTCAGGGTGAAGCAAAAGGAAGATCCTTTGTTAGATGAGGACAGGCTCTTGCTTACACAGGCAGTGGCTGATAGTCAGCATTGTCCAGCACTGACTCTACACATCTACGCCACAAACAAAGAAGTAGACCGTCACAACGCCGACATCGTTACTGCTTGCTACGAGGATGCGATTGGCATTGCAGCTCGTGATTTTCGAAAAGACCCCAGAACTGGCTGCATGACGTTTGTGTCTGGGGAAATTAAAGGACACAAGCGAGATTTGCCCGACAACATAATGGCTGCTCAAGGAGTACGCGTTATGTTGATCCGAAATTTAGATGTGGAAGATGGCCTTGTGAACGGTACATTTGGAACCATTTCTAATATTGTAATTAGAGAACCAGGAGGCGTGAAGATGATTGGACTCCTGCTGGACAATCCTACAGCAGGACAGAGATTCCGCAAAAAAATTTTAGGTCCCTCAGATAACTCGGTGTACATCGAAAGATCTGAGGAGAACCTAAGTAACAAGAAAGGGGTTGTTCGTCGGCAGTTCCCCATGAAATTAGCTTTTGCTTGTACGGCCCACAAAGTTCAAGGAATGACCATGCCGTCGGCGGTTGTGTGTCTGAAGCGTGTTTTTGAATCTGGTATGGCGTACGTCGCGCTCAGCCGCACAACCTCGCTTCAAGGTCTCACCATCCTTGactttgatgagaaaaaaatttaCGCAAACCCCAAGATCAAGACAGCTCTGGAAAGTATGCCTCATGCGTCTTTCCAGAGCTGTAGACCATTGTTAACGCTTTTAAAATCTGTACAACAAACTCCAAAGGTTTTGACAATTGTCCACCACAACACGCAGGGTCTGCCATGTCACATGGTGGACCTCAAAGCACATCACGAGCTCCAACAAGCAGATGTGCTTTGCCTTACAGAGACACATTTGTCGGGGTCCTCTGTAGCTGAAATGTTTCAATTGGAGGGGTACACCATGTTCACACGTAGCAGACAGCTGTCTTACAACAGCTGTGTGAACATGGCCAAAAAAGAGGGAGGTGGAGTTGCCATGTACTGTAGAGACACTGTTCAAGCAGAGCCTCGCAGGTACATGCAACAGGTCACTGATTTGGAGTTTGTTGTCCTTAAAATTGAGGCTCCAGTCAAAGTGCTAATAGCGACTGTGTACAAACCGCCAAGTTTTCAACTGGGAGTCTTTCTCCAAAACTTGAAAAACCTCTTGGACTCGTTGGACATGTTAAATCACCAGCCCATCATTGTTTGTGGCGATTTTAATGAGGACCTcctttcaaaaggaaaaaaaagtatcaaAGATTTGTTTCAGTCCAGAGGTTACACTCAATTAGTAGCAAATTCGACAACAGAAAAGAACACACTGATTgaccacatttacatttcacatcCTGATAAAtgtcttcaatcaggtgttcTCCAAACGTATTACAGTTACcacagtccagtttattgtattttgactGACTAA